Proteins encoded within one genomic window of Episyrphus balteatus chromosome 1, idEpiBalt1.1, whole genome shotgun sequence:
- the LOC129906767 gene encoding uncharacterized protein LOC129906767, which translates to MCINCLALNHVIANCSSRYSCSQCNKRHHSLLNLTQSSPSNFRDLNAASNPFVAQDNQARTSQAHLLNISHSSSAPIPDHYISCSHIQSAPSPHSSNEIQQNFFVHAHRRVLIDIRGRDGIHRVRVLIDPGSESSIITESTQQRLNLPTKASDISILGVSGTQTAKSNKKCLISIINSEAPSESIVTSALILKKLTNNLPCMSFASVDPYESEGLCLANPTFKNSSQVNLLIGADLYPSIIRNGVKHISNSLLAQKTVFGWSLSGPIPHTVQAYTTRIVDNESLDKSVKRFWELEEVSGLKHFASEQDKYCEDLYTKSTFRLPNGRYVVSLPFKPEFEPSYLGNSRNVALQQFFRTEPNLQKKPELQNKYSQVLNEYLTLNHMRRVTLHERYNSTNVSPYYLPHHAVLKPESHSTKVRVVFNASSSTSTGKSLDDCLYARPTLQSDLPSIILKWRIFKYAFNADIEKMYR; encoded by the coding sequence ATGTGTATCAATTGCTTAGCTTTAAATCATGTCATTGCAAATTGTTCCAGTCGATACTCTTGCAGTCAATGCAATAAAAGACACCATTCACTTCTAAACTTGACTCAGAGCTCACCATCAAATTTTCGAGATCTCAATGCAGCTTCAAACCCATTTGTAGCACAAGATAATCAAGCACGTACCTCACAAGCTCACCTCTTGAATATTAGTCATAGTTCTTCAGCACCCATCCCAGACCATTATATATCATGTTCTCACATACAGTCCGCTCCATCTCCCCATTCATCAAACGAAATACAACAGAACTTTTTTGTACATGCTCATCGAAGAGTTTTAATCGATATCCGTGGTCGTGATGGTATTCATCGCGTAAGGGTCTTGATTGACCCTGGTTCCGAGTCTTCTATTATCACAGAATCAACTCAACAACGTCTAAACCTACCAACTAAAGCCTCAGACATTTCGATTCTTGGAGTCAGTGGTACCCAGACAgctaaatcaaacaaaaaatgtctgATTTCAATAATCAATAGTGAAGCTCCAAGCGAATCAATCGTCACAAGTGCacttattcttaaaaaactCACAAATAATTTACCTTGTATGTCATTTGCTTCAGTTGATCCATACGAATCAGAAGGACTTTGTTTAGCCAATCCAACCTTCAAAAATTCTTCTCAAGTAAATTTGCTTATCGGAGCAGATCTTTACCCAAGCATTATACGTAATGGTGTTAAACATATTTCAAATTCACTGCTAGCTCAAAAAACTGTTTTCGGCTGGAGTCTTTCCGGACCAATCCCTCACACAGTTCAGGCTTACACTACTCGTATCGTGGATAATGAATCCCTTGACAAAAGCGTCAAAAGGTTTTGGGAGTTGGAAGAAGTTTCTGGACTAAAACACTTTGCTTCTGAACAAGATAAATACTGTGAAGACCTTTATACGAAATCTACCTTTAGACTTCCCAATGGAAGATATGTAGTAAGTTTACCCTTTAAACCTGAATTCGAACCATCTTATCTTGGAAACTCGAGAAATGTTGcattacaacaattttttcgCACAGAACCTAATCTTCAGAAAAAACCCGaacttcaaaataaatattctcaGGTGCTTAACGAATACCTTACGTTAAACCATATGCGCAGAGTTACACTTCATGAAAGATACAATTCCACTAATGTTTCTCCATACTATCTGCCTCACCATGCAGTTCTTAAGCCAGAGAGTCACTCTACAAAAGTAAGAGTTGTGTTTAACGCCTCAAGCAGCACGTCTACCGGTAAAAGTCTTGATGACTGCCTCTATGCTAGACCCACTCTCCAAAGTGATTTGCCGTCTATAATACTCAAATggagaatttttaaatatgctTTCAATGCGGACATCGAAAAGATGTACCGCTAG